In Xenorhabdus poinarii G6, the following are encoded in one genomic region:
- a CDS encoding phage terminase small subunit P27 family produces MARAPKPPVYLNDIAAEQWKSKAKILNEREDLSPADWNNLELYCVNYAIYRKAVEDIEVRGFAVEGSRGAATSNPSLKAKADAEKIMIKMSSLLGFDPVSRRRNPIESDEPDDLDVLIA; encoded by the coding sequence ATGGCAAGAGCACCCAAACCCCCGGTTTATTTGAACGACATCGCCGCCGAGCAATGGAAATCAAAAGCCAAAATTCTCAATGAACGGGAAGATCTCAGCCCGGCGGACTGGAATAACTTAGAACTGTATTGCGTCAACTATGCGATTTACCGTAAAGCCGTTGAAGACATTGAAGTGCGCGGGTTCGCGGTGGAAGGTTCACGCGGCGCAGCGACCAGCAATCCGTCACTGAAAGCGAAAGCGGATGCCGAAAAAATCATGATAAAAATGTCGTCGTTGCTCGGTTTTGATCCCGTATCCCGGCGCCGGAATCCGATAGAAAGTGACGAACCTGATGATTTAGACGTACTGATAGCCTGA
- a CDS encoding terminase large subunit has translation MNAWEQYAFAIENGTIPACQRVKQAVKRYYSDLHNPLYTFDSEVVERFIGFSRLCPHVKGHLRGQPIMLEPWQQFAFANLFGFKVKATGRRKYRSAYIQVPRKNAKSTVAAILANWFLVMEQGQQDIYTAAVSRDQARIVFDDARQMCLLSKPLKKRVAIQQHKVTYPKSNSLLKPLAAKAATIEGTNPSLAIVDEYHLHPDNAVYSALELGMGARPEGLLFAITTAGSNVISACKQHYDYCCQILDGEEQNESLFALIYELDDESEIDDEALWIKANPNLDVSVDSAALHDTLQKARGIPSQWTEMLTKRFNIWCQGETPWMGEGAWKACQQDYDENDLKGLECYAGLDLSSTGDITSICYTFPVDNELLLLTRHYLPEAQLQNPANKNRAVYRQWVQSGWIRTTAGDCIDYDRIRDDILKDSQQFDIKLVGFDTWNATHLRTQLQGAGLDVEPFPQTYMRFSPVAKSAEVFVNRKVIRHNGDPVLAWAMSNVVMETDANANIKPNKKKSANKIDPAIAFLMSFGTWQAEHEDFAFSLSDEQRQRLAGFDGI, from the coding sequence ATGAACGCATGGGAACAGTACGCTTTTGCTATCGAAAACGGCACCATTCCGGCCTGTCAGCGGGTAAAACAGGCCGTGAAACGCTATTATAGCGACCTGCATAACCCGCTTTATACGTTCGATAGCGAAGTTGTCGAGCGTTTTATCGGCTTTTCCCGTCTCTGCCCGCACGTCAAAGGCCACTTACGTGGTCAACCCATCATGCTTGAACCGTGGCAGCAGTTTGCCTTTGCTAACCTGTTCGGCTTCAAAGTCAAAGCGACCGGACGCCGAAAATACCGCAGCGCGTATATTCAGGTGCCGCGAAAAAATGCCAAATCCACGGTAGCAGCAATACTGGCGAACTGGTTCTTGGTGATGGAACAAGGCCAGCAGGATATTTACACCGCTGCCGTGAGCCGGGATCAGGCGCGGATTGTCTTTGATGATGCCCGCCAGATGTGCCTGTTATCCAAGCCCCTGAAAAAACGGGTCGCTATCCAGCAACATAAAGTTACCTACCCAAAGAGCAACAGCCTGTTAAAGCCACTGGCTGCCAAAGCCGCCACGATTGAGGGTACAAATCCTAGTCTGGCCATTGTCGATGAGTACCATTTACACCCTGATAACGCCGTGTACTCTGCGCTTGAATTGGGGATGGGTGCCCGTCCCGAAGGACTCCTGTTCGCCATTACCACCGCAGGCAGTAACGTGATATCGGCCTGTAAACAGCACTATGATTATTGTTGTCAGATACTGGATGGCGAAGAACAGAACGAATCGTTATTCGCCCTGATTTACGAACTGGACGATGAGAGCGAGATTGATGATGAAGCACTTTGGATCAAGGCCAATCCCAATCTGGATGTCTCGGTAGACAGTGCCGCCCTGCATGACACTCTCCAGAAAGCGCGCGGCATTCCCTCACAATGGACAGAGATGTTAACCAAACGCTTTAATATCTGGTGCCAGGGCGAAACCCCGTGGATGGGTGAAGGCGCATGGAAAGCCTGCCAGCAAGATTATGATGAAAATGACCTCAAAGGACTGGAGTGCTACGCCGGACTGGATTTGTCTTCAACAGGCGATATCACCAGTATCTGTTACACCTTCCCGGTGGATAACGAACTGTTATTACTGACTCGCCATTATCTACCCGAAGCGCAGTTACAAAACCCCGCTAATAAAAATCGGGCGGTGTATCGCCAATGGGTACAATCGGGCTGGATACGCACTACCGCAGGCGACTGCATCGATTACGACCGTATCCGCGATGATATTCTTAAAGACAGCCAGCAGTTTGATATCAAGCTGGTCGGTTTTGATACATGGAACGCCACGCATCTACGCACTCAGCTACAGGGCGCAGGGCTGGATGTGGAGCCGTTCCCGCAAACTTATATGCGCTTTAGCCCGGTTGCCAAGTCTGCCGAAGTGTTCGTGAATCGCAAGGTCATTCGACACAACGGCGATCCGGTACTCGCATGGGCAATGTCCAATGTGGTGATGGAAACGGACGCGAATGCCAATATCAAACCGAATAAGAAGAAATCCGCGAATAAAATCGACCCGGCAATTGCGTTTCTGATGAGTTTTGGCACATGGCAAGCAGAACATGAAGACTTTGCATTCAGTCTCAGTGATGAACAGAGGCAACGACTGGCTGGCTTTGACGGGATTTAG
- a CDS encoding 3'-5' exonuclease, with protein MRNRQQAQLIAEQLLKEDIIILDTETTGLKNDDEIIEISIINAEGDILLNTLIKPQKKIPLDAIKIHGITNEDVQHEPMWSDIYKKYREIVKGKTVIIYNKSYDTKIIRQTCKKYELPTPRIKSECAMLLYAEYYGEINKRTGDYKWHKLTDAIHDNKLEVSGEAHRALTDARMTLELMKRMAYGDRDTPIPLLRSIYPPINPYYEKYKREKKEEERRLHERKEQLKKEEEAREFSKYVSVVLIFLFLLFVIWLFA; from the coding sequence ATGAGAAATCGTCAACAAGCGCAGTTAATTGCAGAGCAGCTACTAAAAGAAGATATTATTATATTAGATACAGAGACAACAGGATTAAAGAACGATGATGAAATTATTGAAATAAGTATTATAAACGCTGAGGGTGATATTTTACTGAATACACTTATTAAGCCACAAAAAAAGATCCCCCTTGATGCAATCAAAATACACGGAATCACGAATGAAGATGTTCAACATGAACCTATGTGGAGTGATATCTATAAAAAATACAGAGAAATAGTTAAAGGAAAAACAGTCATTATTTATAACAAATCCTATGACACAAAAATAATTAGACAAACATGCAAAAAATACGAATTACCTACACCAAGAATAAAGTCAGAATGTGCAATGTTGTTATATGCAGAATATTATGGGGAAATAAATAAAAGAACAGGTGATTACAAATGGCATAAACTCACCGACGCAATTCATGATAACAAATTAGAAGTTTCTGGTGAGGCACATAGAGCACTTACAGATGCTCGAATGACATTGGAATTAATGAAACGCATGGCCTATGGAGATCGCGATACCCCCATCCCTTTATTACGCTCAATATACCCACCTATTAATCCTTATTATGAAAAATATAAACGTGAAAAAAAGGAGGAAGAACGACGCTTACATGAACGTAAAGAACAATTGAAAAAAGAAGAAGAAGCTAGAGAGTTTTCAAAGTACGTTAGTGTAGTACTTATTTTTTTATTTTTACTGTTTGTAATTTGGCTTTTTGCTTGA
- a CDS encoding phage tail assembly protein T, which translates to MQAAQIASAVYQSQGAKIGLNDALLKWGNTNEETADDLENFFTNLA; encoded by the coding sequence ATACAGGCGGCACAAATCGCGTCAGCGGTTTATCAGTCGCAGGGGGCGAAAATCGGCCTGAACGACGCGCTGCTTAAATGGGGCAACACCAACGAAGAAACGGCGGACGACCTCGAAAATTTCTTTACCAATCTTGCATAG
- a CDS encoding tape measure protein, with product MAKLRELIIKISANSSSYQAEIARAARLGENYHRVMENGNRSAAAAARGSSAALRDLNNQLASVKASAVGLTGAFAGIFATSKLVETADKWTNLNSRLKLATASSIDLANSQRLLMEMSQKTGTLFEANSTVFARAAAPMRALKYASQDIVNMTETLATGLKISGANASESSSVLIQFSQAMSSGVLRGEEFNAMAENGGRLIQALADGLGVARTQLKGMADNGLLTMDKVIPALLSQLGKLQDEYRSMGATIEKSMSRVQNAFMQWVGDANKATGTTRVLAGTLDDLSKNINDVALAGMAAVGVFGARALGQRTLAIYDSTSALIQNTKAEINNANQAYHNSRIQVENARATERQTQRNVLAARSSLLRTTNDQQFAAAQLRLNRAIEAQARAHTAVTQSIAARTAAQKRLNAVTSLGRRAGGALLGAVGGIPGALIMAAGAAYLLYQNQKQAKEEAREHAKEAAKIKEELSKMDPIQLRDTKKQLKEDLAVAREDLERFQKEMVRNQMSLNFFMKDKSQGKQVDEKITEFSTKLSESRSAYEATLKIVDEINSALSRLGDQQTINSEKEKKITLAINEMRKTGNVTLALQNQKLELTVSLLERIKNLGIDVSGIHIPVPEVKFEPNDKIKSLLKDQEREIDLSKRKGMDKVKREAYYKAVDGGLNPNDKQQKSYVDQVINNAAQIYQNIEAIRKQDEAAREARSASESAARKAAKTAEDYTNKVAELNTQLATEAIRHKEGNAAAELFAASMSTGKNFTKEQNAEIGKLNKTLAEAKQKYQDLQDAISNDPFRNTAESAKKAREQLERQLKNKDVSPEAYERRQGDIWKDEVRGNADARQQYAVSAKDDLRGDVDPIQDLENQLERKKALYDAYAETQIISEQRKNELITAAETENNTRRIEVAKQLFASQGELQSLAVTMLDTVSERMGNMITGMLTGTKSLKEGVSEMFASMAQSVVQSLMKIAANKAFEMLAGSFSGGGAGGLFGGVTSMLAKNAKGGVYTSANLSQYSGQIVSSPTLFAFAKGAGLMGEAGPEAIMPLTRSADGSLGVRAIAPAGFDGGQTNITVHITEGKTESSSSGNSEEFGRRFAQAVAQVYYTERDRDLRQGGAINRAIRSR from the coding sequence GTGGCAAAACTGCGTGAATTAATCATTAAAATTTCGGCCAATTCCAGCTCGTATCAGGCGGAAATTGCCCGCGCCGCCCGTTTGGGTGAAAACTACCATCGGGTGATGGAAAACGGCAACCGGAGCGCGGCCGCAGCCGCACGGGGCAGTAGCGCCGCCCTGCGTGACCTGAATAACCAGCTGGCTTCGGTTAAAGCCTCGGCGGTAGGGCTGACAGGGGCATTCGCCGGCATTTTTGCGACCAGCAAGTTAGTGGAAACGGCCGATAAATGGACGAACCTAAATTCCCGATTAAAACTGGCGACGGCATCCAGCATCGACCTCGCCAATAGTCAGCGATTGCTGATGGAGATGAGCCAGAAAACCGGTACGTTATTCGAAGCCAACTCCACCGTCTTTGCCCGTGCAGCGGCCCCGATGCGGGCACTGAAATACGCCTCGCAAGATATCGTTAATATGACTGAAACACTGGCAACAGGGCTAAAAATCTCTGGTGCGAATGCCTCAGAATCCAGTTCAGTACTAATTCAGTTTTCACAAGCGATGTCCTCCGGTGTTCTACGTGGTGAAGAATTTAACGCCATGGCGGAGAATGGGGGGCGGTTGATCCAGGCACTAGCCGATGGGCTGGGCGTTGCCAGAACTCAACTTAAGGGCATGGCGGATAATGGTTTATTAACGATGGATAAAGTTATCCCCGCTTTATTGAGTCAATTAGGGAAATTGCAGGATGAATACCGTTCGATGGGGGCGACTATTGAAAAATCAATGTCGCGTGTTCAAAACGCTTTTATGCAGTGGGTTGGTGACGCGAATAAAGCAACGGGTACAACCCGTGTGCTTGCCGGGACACTGGATGACCTGTCTAAAAATATTAACGATGTCGCTCTTGCAGGTATGGCAGCCGTCGGGGTGTTTGGTGCTCGCGCACTCGGTCAGCGAACGCTGGCAATTTACGACTCAACTTCGGCGTTAATCCAAAACACAAAAGCGGAGATAAATAACGCCAATCAGGCCTACCACAATTCTCGTATCCAAGTGGAAAATGCGAGAGCGACTGAGCGGCAGACTCAGCGCAATGTACTGGCGGCGCGTTCGAGTTTGCTGCGAACCACCAACGATCAACAATTTGCCGCTGCCCAACTAAGATTAAATCGCGCGATAGAAGCACAAGCAAGAGCCCATACCGCTGTTACACAAAGTATCGCGGCCAGAACGGCGGCTCAAAAGCGGCTTAATGCGGTCACCTCGCTCGGAAGAAGAGCGGGTGGCGCACTGCTCGGTGCTGTTGGCGGAATACCCGGTGCGTTGATAATGGCAGCCGGTGCGGCTTATCTTCTGTATCAGAACCAAAAGCAGGCCAAGGAGGAAGCACGAGAGCATGCGAAAGAAGCCGCCAAAATCAAGGAAGAATTGAGCAAGATGGACCCCATTCAGCTCAGGGACACCAAAAAACAACTAAAAGAAGATTTGGCGGTTGCGAGAGAGGATTTGGAAAGATTCCAAAAGGAGATGGTTAGAAACCAAATGAGCCTGAACTTCTTTATGAAAGATAAGAGTCAAGGCAAACAGGTAGACGAAAAAATCACTGAATTCAGCACCAAGCTTTCAGAAAGTCGTTCGGCGTATGAAGCAACACTGAAAATAGTCGATGAAATCAACTCCGCTCTCAGTAGGTTAGGCGATCAACAGACAATTAATAGTGAGAAAGAAAAGAAAATCACGCTTGCTATCAATGAAATGCGCAAAACCGGCAATGTGACGCTGGCGTTGCAAAATCAAAAACTGGAACTCACTGTTAGCTTGTTGGAGCGAATTAAAAACTTAGGCATTGATGTTTCGGGGATTCACATTCCCGTACCGGAGGTGAAATTTGAACCGAACGACAAAATAAAGTCGCTCCTGAAAGATCAGGAGAGAGAGATTGATCTTTCCAAAAGAAAAGGGATGGATAAGGTCAAACGTGAGGCGTATTACAAAGCGGTCGATGGGGGACTCAACCCGAATGACAAGCAACAAAAGTCCTACGTGGATCAGGTTATCAATAACGCTGCTCAGATATATCAAAATATCGAAGCCATACGTAAACAGGACGAAGCAGCCAGGGAAGCCCGAAGTGCCTCAGAAAGCGCCGCTCGGAAAGCAGCCAAAACCGCAGAAGACTACACTAATAAAGTGGCTGAACTTAATACGCAATTGGCAACCGAGGCGATTCGACACAAGGAAGGGAACGCAGCGGCGGAACTATTCGCAGCTTCAATGTCCACCGGTAAAAATTTCACAAAAGAGCAAAATGCTGAAATCGGCAAACTCAATAAAACACTGGCAGAAGCTAAACAGAAATACCAAGACCTGCAAGACGCTATTTCAAATGATCCATTTCGTAACACCGCCGAGAGTGCCAAGAAAGCCCGCGAGCAGTTAGAGCGTCAATTGAAAAATAAGGATGTCTCGCCAGAGGCCTATGAGCGCCGTCAGGGCGATATCTGGAAAGACGAGGTCAGGGGTAACGCGGATGCCAGACAGCAATACGCTGTTTCTGCCAAAGATGATTTACGGGGTGACGTAGACCCGATACAGGATCTGGAGAACCAACTAGAACGCAAAAAAGCGTTGTACGACGCTTACGCGGAAACGCAAATCATCAGTGAACAGCGCAAAAATGAATTAATCACTGCTGCCGAAACGGAAAATAACACGCGGCGCATTGAGGTGGCAAAACAGTTATTCGCGAGTCAGGGAGAGTTACAGTCTCTTGCGGTAACGATGTTGGATACTGTCAGCGAACGTATGGGCAACATGATTACCGGGATGCTTACCGGGACAAAATCGCTCAAAGAGGGTGTTTCTGAAATGTTCGCATCAATGGCGCAGAGCGTTGTTCAGAGTTTGATGAAAATCGCGGCGAATAAGGCGTTTGAAATGCTGGCGGGTTCATTCAGTGGCGGCGGCGCTGGAGGATTGTTCGGTGGGGTCACCTCAATGTTGGCCAAAAATGCCAAAGGCGGGGTGTATACCTCGGCAAACCTGAGCCAGTACAGCGGGCAGATTGTCAGCAGCCCCACCCTGTTTGCGTTTGCCAAAGGGGCTGGGTTGATGGGCGAGGCGGGACCTGAGGCGATCATGCCGCTAACCCGCAGCGCTGACGGTTCGCTCGGAGTCAGGGCGATTGCTCCAGCAGGTTTTGACGGGGGACAGACAAATATCACGGTTCACATTACGGAGGGGAAAACGGAAAGCTCGTCAAGCGGTAACAGCGAGGAGTTTGGACGTCGTTTTGCGCAGGCGGTTGCTCAGGTTTACTACACCGAACGAGACCGGGATTTACGTCAGGGCGGCGCAATCAACAGAGCGATACGGAGTCGGTAA